A genome region from Streptomyces antimycoticus includes the following:
- the purN gene encoding phosphoribosylglycinamide formyltransferase, whose protein sequence is MASPPSPVSPARPRRPVRLVVLVSGSGTNLQALLDAIAAEGVARYGAEVVAVGADRDGIEGLARAERAGIPTFVCRVKDHADRAEWDAALAEATAAHEPDVVVSAGFMKILGPRFLARFGGRCVNTHPALLPSFPGAHGVRDALAHGVKVTGCTVHFVDDGVDTGPIIAQGVVEVRDEDDESALHERIKEVERSLLVEVVGRLARHGYRIEGRKVRIP, encoded by the coding sequence GTGGCCTCCCCGCCTTCCCCCGTCAGCCCTGCCCGCCCCCGGCGCCCGGTCCGCCTCGTCGTACTCGTCTCCGGCTCCGGTACGAATCTGCAGGCGCTGCTCGACGCCATCGCCGCCGAGGGCGTGGCCCGCTACGGCGCCGAGGTGGTGGCCGTGGGCGCCGACCGCGACGGCATCGAGGGCCTGGCGCGCGCCGAGCGCGCCGGGATCCCCACGTTCGTGTGCCGGGTCAAGGATCACGCCGACCGCGCCGAGTGGGACGCGGCGCTGGCGGAGGCCACCGCCGCCCATGAACCGGACGTGGTCGTCTCGGCCGGGTTCATGAAGATCCTGGGGCCGCGATTCCTCGCCCGGTTCGGCGGCCGCTGCGTCAACACCCACCCCGCGCTGCTCCCGAGCTTTCCCGGTGCCCATGGCGTACGCGACGCGCTCGCGCACGGTGTGAAGGTGACCGGATGCACCGTCCACTTCGTCGACGACGGGGTCGACACCGGCCCGATCATCGCCCAGGGCGTGGTCGAGGTCCGGGACGAGGACGACGAGTCCGCTCTTCATGAGCGGATCAAGGAAGTCGAGCGCTCGCTGCTCGTCGAGGTCGTGGGGCGTCTGGCGCGTCACGGCTACCGCATAGAGGGACGAAAGGTAAGGATCCCGTGA